In Salmo salar unplaced genomic scaffold, Ssal_v3.1, whole genome shotgun sequence, the DNA window cgttcatgacgagaagtccggctggcttagatcatgtgctaacaagacggagatttttggacataaatgatgagcttttttgaacaaaactacattcgttatggacctgtgatacctggaagtgacatctgatgaagagaatcaaaggtaatggattatttacatagtattttcgattttagatctccccaacatgacgtctagtctgtatcgcaacgcgtatttttctgggcgcagtgctcagattattgcaaagtgtgatttcccagtaaggttatttttaaatctggcaagttgattgcgttcaagagatgtaaatctataattctttaaatgacaatataatattttaccaatgttttctaattttaattatttaatttgtgacgctgacttgactgccggttattggagggaaacgatttcctcaacatcaatgccatagtaaaacgctgtttttggatataaatatgaacttgatagaactaaaaatgcatgcattgtctaacataatgtcctaggagtgtcatctgatggagattgtaaaaggttagtgcatcattttagctggttttatggttttggtgaccctgtctttgaattgacaaaacattacacacaactcttgtaaatgtactgtcctaacatactctaaatttatgctttcgccgtaaaacctttttgaaatcgtaaaacgtggttagattaaggagatgtttatctttcaaagggtgtaaaatagttgtatttttgaaaaatttgaattttgacatttatttggattcaaatttgccgctcttgaaatgcacctgctgttgatggagtgcaccacgggtggcacgctagcgtcccacctagcccatagaggttaaggaatacctaggataggataaagtaatccttctaacccccccttaaaatatttagatgcactattgtaaagtggttgttccactggatatcataaggtgaatgcaccattttgtaagtcgctctggataagagcgtctgctaaatgacttaaatgtaattgtAATGTAATCTGGAACAGTGTTGTATTTTCCTTTCCTGTATTCTACTGCAAAGGTGAACTCTTGCAACCGTAGAGCCCATCTGATAAGTCTGGTGCTTGGTTTGTTGGTCTTGAACACCCACACAAGGGAGGAATGGTCAGTGACCACAGTGAAGTGTCTTCCCTCCAGGTAGTACCTCCACTTTTCCAAAGCCCAGACAACTGCGAGGCACTCTTGCTCGGTTGTGGAGTAGTTCCGTTCTGCTCCATTCAATGTTCGACTGGCGAACGCTAGCACTTCTTCAATGCCAAGTCCAGTCTGTTGGACTAGAACAGCACCAAGTCCAACATCACTTGCATCAGTGTAAACAACAAAAGGGCAATCAAAGTTGGGATGACCCAAAATGGGAGGTGTGACGAGGTGTCGTTTCAGGGTTTCAAAAGAGGTCTGGCACTCTGCCGTCCATCGGAATTTCGCACCTTTTCGCTTCAATGCGTTGAGGGGTTCTGCCACCTGGGAGAAGTTCAACACAAACCGATGGTACCATCCAGCCATCCCAAGGAACCGTTGAAGGGCCTTGAGTGTGGTTGGGACAGGGAAATCTTGTACCGCCTTGGTCTTTTCGGGATCCACATGAGTGCCGTCAAAAGACACAATATGGCCAAGGAACTTCAGGGAGGTTTGGCAGAAGTTGCTCTTCTTCATGTTCAATGTCAGACCAGCTTCCCTTAGCTTGTCCAACACTGCTTGAAGATCTTGAAAATGTTGTTCTCTGGTCTGGGAGTAGATAATTATATCGTCCAGGTAGACGAAACAGATCTTCCCTTTGAGCTCACCTAACGCAATCTCCATGAGTCTTTGGAAAGTGGCAGGTGCATTCTTTAATCCAAAAGGCATCACCTTAAAGGAAAACAAGCCCTCAGCACAGACAAAAGCAGTCTTGTCCTTGCTTTCCTGGTCCATCTCAACCTGCCAATAGCCACTATTGAGGTCAAGGGTAGTGAACACAACCGCGCCAGACAATGACTCCAGGATCTCTTGGATGGTGGGAAGAGGATAGGCATCAGTCTGGGAAACCTTGTTGGTCTTCCTATAGTCCACACAAAATCTAAGACCACCGGTCTTTTTTGGGATGAGGACAACAGGAGCAGCCCAGGGAGAGGATGAACGTTCAATTATATTTTGTGTCAACATATCATTAATGAGTCCTTTTTGGATGATTAGCTTTGCTGGGGACAAACGATATGGCTTCTGCTTGATCGGCATTTCCTGTGTAAGGAATATTTTGTGCTTCAGGAGCCCGGTACGTCCCAGCTTTGAAGTACATACATCAGCGTTATTCTGCAGCTGTTCCAACAGCCTTAACTCCTCTGGCTGTTCCAGCTGAGCTCTTCTCACAGCCTGTAAAAGGAGATCATCAGAAGGATTATCGAGGGTTAGTGGTACCGGAGCAATGGCAGAGAAGACTGCCACATTTGGACCCCAATCATGTAACTTTGTAGCTTCTGACTGGAAGAAATGCTTCTTGCTCGGATTGTATGGAAACCAGTAGCAATTGTGTGCGATATCAATCTGGACACCACTGAAGTACATGAAATCAATTCCCAACACAACAGGAAAAGCAAGGTTCTTGGTTTGTAGGATAACAGAAGGAATCATATAGGAGTGGTTACACAGGTGGAACTCTACCTCACTCCATCCAAGTGGTCGTTTAGCCTCACCATCAGCCAGATAGAGTGGACCTTCTGTCCACGGCTTCAAGTTGTAGTGTAGACCTTTAACCTCCTTCCACAGTTTCTCATTGAGCAGTGTGTAGGATGACCCGGTGTCCAGGATGGCTCTTCCTGTCCATGGACCTATGGACAGGGGTAACACCAATTGGTGCGGTATTAACTGAAAGGAAGGGGATGTCGATGGGGCGGCGTAGGCAGTGACACTTGGGGTTTCATCTCTGGTCAAAGCACCCAGAGTAGGATGGTCGTTCCTGCGAAGGGAGTTAGGTGTGTTTGCCTGTTGTGATTTGTGGTTTCTGGAAGGGTTTACTTGATATGGTCTTGGACATGTAGCTGAAGAATGTCCCTTTTGGCTACATCTCCAACAGAACATGGGAGGGGTTTTGGCTGGAGACTGTGGCTGTTGTTGATGGTCTGGCTTGGGTAACGGTTTGGgtgtctgtttctttctctgttcATATTGCTGTTGGCATTCTCTGTCCTTCTCGAACTGCTGTCCCAGGCGAACCAGTCCATCAACAGTGGTGACTCTTTCTCTGAGTTGACTGGCTAGTAGTGGGTTGAT includes these proteins:
- the LOC123739249 gene encoding uncharacterized protein, which translates into the protein MDSPQENVLIHIIPVNGNTQGQSDHRADNTNHNVNGVDLGQSPGNLKARSGPQATGGLTSYSLIDMDLCGSTELAFPLTPNLPPLSGLSPEVVVLQLQGDILDIRRTQQHLQTLIHHKFKCLSEEQQQSAMEFRNSLSTLTHTLTELSESGRRDVTGAMDRQFDYQQTQLTATLQWRLQHHHTEVLKDVNSVFSPLVNTVDHLQKELSNCVKMLADVSVDMASIRHNSLHRASLVSTSVQTTEGQAGTSEQLRQGHAAATPYRMQSTMHPGVHFHGPITPSPSTSSIPPSSFVHGDLSRRHVGAMPIKLQFPTFGKKDDSPDPLMYLERCRDFLALNPLADEELLATLRNVLHGTARDWWDVARLTTTSWADFEAKFSSAFLSEDYTDELADRVFNRVQREKESIRDFAYGYHSLCRRWKPGIEEEEVIKLILKNINPLLASQLRERVTTVDGLVRLGQQFEKDRECQQQYEQRKKQTPKPLPKPDHQQQPQSPAKTPPMFCWRCSQKGHSSATCPRPYQVNPSRNHKSQQANTPNSLRRNDHPTLGALTRDETPSVTAYAAPSTSPSFQLIPHQLVLPLSIGPWTGRAILDTGSSYTLLNEKLWKEVKGLHYNLKPWTEGPLYLADGEAKRPLGWSEVEFHLCNHSYMIPSVILQTKNLAFPVVLGIDFMYFSGVQIDIAHNCYWFPYNPSKKHFFQSEATKLHDWGPNVAVFSAIAPVPLTLDNPSDDLLLQAVRRAQLEQPEELRLLEQLQNNADVCTSKLGRTGLLKHKIFLTQEMPIKQKPYRLSPAKLIIQKGLINDMLTQNIIERSSSPWAAPVVLIPKKTGGLRFCVDYRKTNKVSQTDAYPLPTIQEILESLSGAVVFTTLDLNSGYWQVEMDQESKDKTAFVCAEGLFSFKVMPFGLKNAPATFQRLMEIALGELKGKICFVYLDDIIIYSQTREQHFQDLQAVLDKLREAGLTLNMKKSNFCQTSLKFLGHIVSFDGTHVDPEKTKAVQDFPVPTTLKALQRFLGMAGWYHRFVLNFSQVAEPLNALKRKGAKFRWTAECQTSFETLKRHLVTPPILGHPNFDCPFVVYTDASDVGLGAVLVQQTGLGIEEVLAFASRTLNGAERNYSTTEQECLAVVWALEKWRYYLEGRHFTVVTDHSSLVWVFKTNKPSTRLIRWALRLQEFTFAVEYRKGKYNTVPDYITITFKSFSRRSYPERLTKWCIHLMISSGTTTLQ